A genomic window from Candidatus Methanoperedens sp. includes:
- a CDS encoding multicopper oxidase family protein, with protein sequence MNKKLIITLMLLTAAAFLELPAVFASQNDQQMDTMMNQNMMDRSRHLIQDGATFALEANPIVKNINGSDVLMYAYNGQIPGPLIKVKQGSSIYVNFTNNLDIETTVHWHGLRIENRYDGVPDVTQEPVKPGESFLYKLDFPDEGIYWYHPHIRDDIGQELGLYGNILVEPAHHMSSSLDKKATLFLDDIKFMNGDIYPFNRNYTDFTLTGRLGGIMLINGEADYQLNMRKGEVVRFYLTDSANTRTFNFSIENTKMKLIGGDSGRYEKETFVDSVVLSVGERYIVDVLFDKPGTFRILNNIPEENNTVKTYVLGTVKVSDDVSFNMGSKSFSILKKNYDVIRDIAPFKKYRSTSPDYKLDLTVDILDKELAKELEKMAMAVEPIEWDEDEDMAMMNSMSTSENVKWIIKDNVSGEEKPNYQVKVGDIKKIRIFNDPTSMHPMQHPIHLHGQRFLVLAQDGKSNDNLVWKDTLFVPAGSTIDILVEFTNPGEWLMHCHIPEHAEAGMTASFNVSP encoded by the coding sequence ATGAATAAAAAATTGATAATTACGCTAATGTTATTAACAGCAGCAGCTTTTCTGGAGTTACCAGCGGTTTTCGCGTCTCAAAATGACCAACAGATGGATACCATGATGAATCAAAATATGATGGATAGGAGTCGCCACCTTATCCAAGATGGTGCAACCTTTGCACTTGAGGCAAATCCAATTGTAAAAAATATTAATGGCAGTGATGTTCTCATGTATGCCTACAACGGTCAGATACCTGGACCCCTGATAAAGGTTAAGCAGGGCAGCAGCATCTATGTTAATTTCACTAATAATCTTGATATAGAAACAACTGTCCACTGGCACGGCTTGAGGATAGAAAACAGATATGACGGTGTTCCTGATGTTACGCAGGAACCTGTCAAGCCTGGTGAAAGCTTTCTTTACAAGTTAGATTTCCCTGACGAGGGAATCTACTGGTATCATCCCCATATAAGAGACGATATAGGTCAGGAATTGGGACTATACGGGAATATACTTGTTGAACCTGCCCATCACATGAGCAGTTCATTGGATAAAAAGGCAACTCTATTCCTCGATGATATCAAATTTATGAATGGCGATATCTACCCTTTTAACAGAAATTACACAGATTTCACTCTGACAGGACGATTAGGGGGTATCATGCTGATCAATGGAGAGGCGGATTATCAACTGAATATGAGAAAGGGCGAAGTTGTGCGGTTCTATCTTACAGATTCAGCAAATACGAGAACATTTAATTTCTCAATTGAAAACACCAAGATGAAATTAATCGGAGGAGATTCAGGAAGATATGAAAAAGAAACTTTTGTGGATTCTGTAGTACTCAGCGTCGGAGAGCGGTACATTGTAGACGTTCTCTTTGATAAGCCTGGCACGTTCCGGATTCTTAATAACATTCCAGAAGAGAATAACACGGTGAAGACATACGTGCTTGGCACAGTGAAGGTCTCTGATGATGTATCTTTCAATATGGGATCAAAGAGCTTCTCGATTCTTAAGAAAAATTACGACGTGATTAGAGATATAGCACCGTTCAAAAAATATCGTTCCACATCACCGGATTATAAGCTTGATCTCACTGTTGATATCCTCGACAAAGAGCTGGCAAAGGAACTTGAAAAAATGGCAATGGCTGTTGAGCCAATAGAGTGGGACGAGGATGAAGATATGGCTATGATGAACAGCATGTCAACAAGCGAGAATGTGAAATGGATTATCAAGGACAATGTTAGTGGAGAAGAGAAACCCAACTACCAGGTAAAGGTAGGCGACATAAAGAAGATCAGGATATTCAACGATCCAACATCGATGCATCCCATGCAGCATCCTATACATCTGCATGGACAGCGCTTCCTTGTTCTTGCACAGGATGGTAAATCCAATGATAATTTGGTGTGGAAGGATACACTCTTCGTGCCTGCTGGAAGCACCATAGACATTCTCGTTGAATTCACTAACCCCGGGGAATGGTTGATGCACTGCCACATACCAGAACATGCGGAGGCAGGCATGACCGCATCCTTTAATGTAAGTCCATAA